The following proteins are encoded in a genomic region of Streptomyces sp. SLBN-31:
- a CDS encoding GTP-binding protein: MSQPSSGIRQIPVVVLAGFLGSGKTTLLNHLLHRSGGSRIGAIVNDFGAIEIDAMAVAGALGDSTLSLGNGCLCCAVDVGELDGYLAKLAAPSTGIDVIVIEASGLAEPQELVRMVLASEHPGIVYGGLVEIVDAAEFDDTRARHPEIDRHLALADLVVVNKLDRAADGDRVLGLVRSLVDRAAVVPASYGRVDPEFLFDCRPSEERVGQLSFDDLHDDEHHDHDHDGAGHLHAAYDSLAFSSEVPMDPRRLMRFLDSRPEGLYRIKGYVDFGAHDVRNRYAVHAVGRFLRFYPEAWPDRDLRLTQLVLIGSGIDAAALGKELKACESDAPHTVDEHGMWGVLRYVQDPEQEFVEPPV; the protein is encoded by the coding sequence TTGAGTCAGCCGAGTTCTGGCATCCGGCAGATCCCGGTCGTCGTACTCGCCGGATTCCTGGGTTCCGGCAAGACCACCCTCCTCAACCACCTCCTGCACCGCAGCGGCGGCAGCCGTATCGGCGCCATCGTCAACGACTTCGGCGCCATCGAGATCGACGCGATGGCCGTCGCCGGCGCGCTCGGCGATTCCACCCTCTCCCTCGGCAACGGATGCCTGTGCTGCGCCGTCGACGTCGGCGAACTCGACGGCTATCTCGCGAAACTCGCCGCCCCCTCCACCGGCATCGACGTCATCGTCATCGAGGCCAGCGGGCTCGCCGAGCCACAGGAACTCGTGCGCATGGTGCTCGCCAGCGAGCATCCGGGGATCGTCTACGGCGGCCTCGTCGAGATCGTCGACGCCGCCGAGTTCGACGACACCCGCGCCAGGCACCCCGAGATCGACCGGCATCTCGCACTCGCCGACCTCGTCGTCGTCAACAAGCTCGACCGTGCCGCGGACGGTGACAGGGTCCTCGGGCTCGTGCGCTCCCTCGTCGACCGCGCCGCCGTCGTACCCGCCTCCTACGGCCGTGTCGACCCCGAGTTCCTCTTCGACTGCAGGCCCAGCGAGGAGCGCGTCGGGCAGCTCTCCTTCGACGACCTGCACGACGACGAGCACCACGACCACGACCACGACGGCGCCGGGCACCTGCACGCCGCCTACGACAGCCTCGCCTTCAGTTCCGAAGTGCCCATGGACCCCCGGCGGTTGATGCGGTTCCTCGACAGCAGGCCCGAGGGGCTGTACCGCATCAAGGGCTACGTCGACTTCGGCGCGCACGACGTCCGCAACCGGTACGCCGTACACGCCGTCGGACGCTTCCTGCGCTTCTACCCGGAGGCCTGGCCGGACCGGGACCTCCGCCTCACCCAGCTCGTCCTCATCGGCTCGGGCATCGACGCGGCCGCCCTCGGCAAGGAGCTGAAGGCGTGCGAGAGCGACGCCCCGCACACCGTCGACGAGCACGGCATGTGGGGCGTCCTGCGCTACGTACAGGATCCCGAGCAGGAGTTCGTGGAGCCGCCGGTCTAG